The Paraburkholderia sp. ZP32-5 genome includes a window with the following:
- a CDS encoding NUDIX hydrolase, whose product MSRHYRKPDVSVDVVLLTLSQEGLMVALHERGNEPCRGSLALPGGYIHTNEDESLEDSVRRMLREKTTVEPRYVEQLQTFAGPDRDPRGWSVAISYVALVPMADLIEAEPAAFSFYPVDRLPELAFDHADQVDVAVQRVRNKSSYSTLPCWLLPEKFTLTQLQRTYEAVFGETVTRATFRSRLGIKVGDVRAGEAVDEAGVLIATDDYQLGNQRPARLFRVDQLGLFRRASW is encoded by the coding sequence ATGAGCAGGCACTACCGAAAACCGGACGTGAGCGTCGACGTGGTGCTGCTGACGTTATCGCAGGAAGGGCTGATGGTGGCGCTGCACGAGCGCGGTAACGAGCCGTGCCGAGGCTCGCTGGCACTGCCTGGTGGCTACATTCATACCAACGAGGATGAGTCGCTCGAAGACTCGGTGCGCCGTATGCTCCGCGAAAAAACCACGGTGGAACCGCGTTATGTCGAGCAGCTCCAGACCTTCGCGGGCCCGGACCGGGACCCACGCGGGTGGTCGGTCGCGATCAGCTATGTCGCGCTCGTGCCGATGGCGGATCTGATCGAGGCCGAACCGGCGGCGTTCAGTTTCTATCCGGTGGACCGGCTTCCCGAACTGGCCTTTGACCACGCGGATCAGGTCGACGTAGCCGTTCAGCGCGTACGAAACAAGTCGAGCTATTCGACGCTGCCGTGCTGGCTGCTTCCCGAGAAGTTCACGCTCACGCAACTGCAACGTACCTATGAAGCGGTGTTTGGTGAAACGGTGACGCGTGCAACGTTCCGTTCCCGGCTGGGAATCAAGGTCGGGGATGTCCGCGCCGGCGAGGCGGTCGACGAAGCAGGTGTCCTGATCGCGACCGACGACTATCAGCTTGGTAATCAGCGGCCAGCCAGGTTGTTCCGCGTCGACCAGCTTGGGTTATTCCGGCGAGCAAGCTGGTGA
- the prs gene encoding ribose-phosphate diphosphokinase: MLKINATTRVRKSLELPDSTINPVGMKVLKFPGGEMHVTVQTDVPAENLELSAHLPNGDAVMTLLMATDALRRAYPDTPIDLHLPYVPYARQDRVANPGESLSAKVFCELINAQGYRRVVIQDPHSDVTPALLDRVVIDDPLPALRRVVEHILDRHPDVALVAPDAGARKRVLKLASQLDLPAVFADKVRDTRTGAIKGTEIHDALPDGALLVIDDICDGGRTFTELARVLHAKQDYASARRPLYLYVTHGIFSKGLDALLDGYTAVFTRNNWTSDTRAIHV; this comes from the coding sequence ATGTTGAAGATCAACGCAACAACCAGAGTCCGGAAATCTCTCGAGTTGCCAGACAGCACAATCAATCCTGTTGGCATGAAGGTCCTCAAATTTCCCGGCGGCGAAATGCACGTGACAGTTCAAACCGATGTGCCGGCCGAGAACCTCGAACTGAGTGCACATCTGCCGAACGGGGATGCCGTGATGACGCTGCTGATGGCAACCGATGCACTGCGCCGGGCCTATCCGGATACACCGATCGACCTGCATCTGCCCTACGTGCCGTACGCACGCCAGGACCGCGTTGCGAATCCGGGCGAATCACTGAGTGCCAAAGTGTTCTGCGAACTCATCAACGCGCAGGGCTATCGTCGGGTCGTCATTCAGGATCCGCACAGCGACGTCACGCCCGCGCTGCTCGACCGCGTCGTGATCGACGATCCTCTGCCGGCGCTGCGGCGCGTCGTCGAGCACATTCTCGACAGACATCCGGACGTGGCGCTCGTCGCGCCAGATGCCGGCGCTCGCAAACGTGTGCTGAAGTTAGCGTCACAGCTCGACCTGCCTGCCGTATTCGCCGACAAGGTCCGTGATACGCGGACAGGCGCCATCAAGGGCACGGAGATTCACGACGCGTTACCCGATGGCGCGCTGCTGGTCATCGACGATATCTGCGATGGCGGCCGAACCTTCACCGAACTCGCACGCGTGCTCCATGCAAAACAGGACTACGCGTCCGCTCGGCGCCCGCTCTACCTGTACGTTACGCATGGCATTTTCAGCAAGGGCCTCGATGCGCTGCTCGACGGCTACACGGCAGTCTTCACGCGCAACAACTGGACCAGCGATACACGGGCGATTCACGTCTGA
- a CDS encoding nicotinate phosphoribosyltransferase, whose protein sequence is MNGLIPFNLADFYKTGHPSMYPAATTRLVANFTPRSSRYAPVLKQLFDDKVVWFGLQGFIKEFFLGVFQREFFDTSKAAAIRKYKRRMDTALGPDAVPVDRLEALHDLGYLPLELRALPEGVRVNIKVPPVIFINTHPGFPWVATYFETLFSTEIWKPSTVATIAFEFRKLLTYFARLTGAPEDFVNWQAHDFSMRGMSGVHDAMRCGVGHLLSFTGTDTIPAIDYAEDYYGADADKELVGGSIPASEHSVMTLRILATLKRLQRDPANSGLGEQGLRRLAELEVVREFVTQDYPAGMVSLVSDSFDYWNVITVIAKELKREILARRPNALGQSRVVFRPDSGDPVRILAGYRDSELSRDADGSLRRSGDKYIVAANGLHITEAERQGSVQCLWDIYGGTSTDKGYRTIDDKVGLIYGDSISLPRAWDILTRLAEKGFASNNVVFGVGSYTYNMLSRDTFGWAMKAIYAEVGDERVDIYKDPATDDGTKKSARGLPRVEKEGDNYVLYEQQTLDQFGGGELKPVFRNGELLVTTTLAEIRHRLGASWHCAEPGSLVE, encoded by the coding sequence ATGAATGGACTGATTCCCTTCAATCTCGCCGACTTCTACAAAACCGGCCACCCGTCGATGTATCCGGCAGCCACGACCAGACTCGTCGCCAATTTCACGCCACGTTCGTCCAGGTACGCGCCGGTGCTCAAGCAGCTGTTCGACGACAAGGTGGTCTGGTTCGGTCTGCAAGGTTTCATCAAGGAGTTCTTTCTCGGCGTATTTCAGCGTGAGTTCTTCGACACCTCGAAGGCCGCCGCCATCCGCAAGTACAAACGCCGCATGGACACCGCCCTCGGTCCGGACGCGGTACCGGTCGACCGTCTCGAGGCACTCCACGACCTCGGCTACCTTCCACTCGAACTTCGCGCGTTGCCGGAAGGGGTGCGCGTCAATATCAAGGTGCCGCCCGTGATCTTCATCAACACGCATCCCGGGTTCCCCTGGGTGGCGACTTACTTCGAGACGTTGTTCAGCACGGAAATCTGGAAGCCCTCGACGGTCGCGACCATCGCGTTCGAGTTCCGAAAGCTGCTGACTTATTTCGCGAGATTGACGGGTGCGCCGGAAGACTTCGTCAACTGGCAAGCTCACGACTTTTCCATGCGCGGCATGAGCGGTGTACATGACGCCATGCGCTGCGGCGTCGGTCACCTGCTCTCCTTTACGGGTACCGATACGATCCCGGCGATTGACTACGCCGAAGACTACTATGGCGCCGATGCTGACAAGGAACTGGTCGGCGGCTCCATTCCAGCGTCCGAGCACAGCGTCATGACATTGCGCATTCTGGCGACGCTCAAACGACTGCAGCGCGATCCGGCGAATTCCGGCCTGGGCGAGCAAGGTCTGCGCCGACTCGCCGAACTCGAGGTCGTCCGCGAATTCGTTACACAGGACTACCCGGCCGGCATGGTGTCGCTGGTGAGCGATTCGTTTGACTACTGGAACGTCATCACGGTCATCGCGAAAGAGTTGAAACGAGAAATTCTGGCTCGCCGGCCGAACGCGCTCGGGCAGAGCCGCGTCGTGTTCCGTCCGGATTCCGGCGACCCCGTGCGCATTCTCGCGGGCTACCGCGACAGCGAGCTTTCGCGCGACGCCGACGGTTCATTGCGCAGGTCCGGCGACAAGTACATCGTGGCGGCCAACGGTCTGCATATCACCGAAGCCGAGCGTCAAGGCTCGGTCCAGTGCCTGTGGGACATCTACGGAGGCACGTCGACGGACAAGGGCTACAGGACGATCGACGATAAGGTCGGCCTCATATACGGCGACTCGATCTCTCTGCCGCGCGCCTGGGACATCCTGACCCGTCTGGCAGAAAAAGGCTTCGCGTCGAACAACGTCGTGTTCGGCGTTGGCTCCTACACCTACAACATGCTCTCGCGCGACACCTTCGGTTGGGCCATGAAAGCGATCTACGCCGAAGTCGGCGACGAACGGGTCGATATCTACAAGGATCCCGCCACCGACGACGGCACGAAGAAGTCAGCCCGCGGCTTGCCGCGTGTAGAAAAGGAAGGCGACAACTACGTGTTGTACGAGCAGCAGACGCTCGATCAGTTCGGCGGCGGCGAATTGAAGCCGGTGTTTCGCAATGGGGAATTGCTGGTGACGACGACGCTCGCCGAGATTCGCCATCGTCTTGGAGCTTCGTGGCATTGCGCTGAGCCCGGCAGCCTCGTGGAGTGA
- a CDS encoding porin, with product MKTAVCTAAVVCACAAPLAAEAQSSVTLYGIIDTGIAWTNTVASSIKTQGASRWSMATGWGSGDRFGFLGREELGGGLAAVFQLEAGFSGLNGTSSQGGRLFGRQAYVGLSSEQYGKLTLGRQYDYTFDYVAPLMAWLQFGSIYGAHIGDVDDSFQTFRLNNSVKYEVSPLAGLKLGALYAFSNQAGGDAGQGFANNRAYGFGLDYVRGPLHVVASYLQLNNPSSGLAAGNNPNGAIGDEYSGSTSMFYNAGFVERQRISALGAGYKFGAAAVNFIATDTRLDYRGGHSLRVDNYELNGRYNFTPALMAGGGYIFTDGHGYTGTGATSFATGDRPRWHQVDAGISYLLSKRTDLHMSMVYQRLAGDASVVAINFFGPAGAGRNSQIALLAGIRHRF from the coding sequence ATGAAAACAGCAGTCTGCACTGCTGCGGTGGTTTGCGCCTGCGCGGCGCCGCTTGCGGCCGAGGCACAAAGCTCGGTCACGCTGTACGGCATCATCGATACGGGCATCGCGTGGACGAATACGGTTGCGTCGTCGATCAAGACGCAGGGCGCGTCGCGCTGGTCGATGGCGACCGGCTGGGGCAGCGGCGACCGCTTCGGCTTCCTCGGACGCGAGGAGCTGGGCGGCGGCCTTGCCGCGGTGTTCCAGCTCGAAGCGGGCTTTAGCGGACTGAACGGTACGTCGTCGCAAGGCGGCCGTCTGTTCGGACGGCAGGCGTATGTCGGGTTGTCGAGCGAGCAGTACGGCAAGCTGACACTCGGCCGGCAATACGATTACACGTTCGACTATGTCGCGCCGTTGATGGCGTGGCTGCAGTTCGGCAGCATCTATGGCGCGCACATCGGCGACGTCGACGACAGCTTCCAGACGTTTCGGCTGAATAACAGCGTCAAGTACGAGGTAAGTCCGCTCGCGGGATTGAAGCTCGGCGCGCTGTACGCGTTCAGCAACCAGGCGGGCGGCGACGCGGGCCAGGGCTTCGCCAACAATCGCGCGTATGGCTTCGGGCTCGACTACGTGCGCGGGCCGCTGCATGTGGTGGCGAGCTATCTGCAGCTGAACAATCCGTCGTCAGGGCTCGCCGCGGGCAACAATCCGAACGGCGCGATCGGCGACGAGTACAGCGGCTCGACCAGCATGTTCTATAACGCGGGCTTCGTCGAGCGTCAGCGGATTTCAGCGCTGGGCGCCGGCTACAAGTTCGGCGCGGCGGCGGTGAACTTCATCGCGACCGATACGCGGCTCGACTATCGCGGCGGCCACAGCCTGCGCGTCGACAACTACGAGTTGAATGGACGCTACAACTTCACCCCGGCGCTGATGGCAGGGGGCGGCTACATCTTCACCGATGGTCATGGTTATACCGGCACCGGCGCGACGTCGTTCGCGACCGGCGACCGGCCGCGATGGCATCAGGTGGATGCGGGCATCAGCTATCTGCTGTCGAAGCGCACCGACCTGCATATGTCGATGGTGTATCAGCGCCTCGCGGGTGATGCGAGCGTCGTTGCGATCAACTTCTTTGGTCCGGCGGGAGCGGGGCGTAACAGTCAGATCGCGTTGCTGGCGGGAATTCGGCATCGGTTCTGA
- a CDS encoding MFS transporter: protein MIQTLPDARTVDVSRLIDEQRIGRFAILLIASTWLVMLTDGYELSALAFAAPSLIRAWHIERSVLGPVFGANIFGIMVGSILFGYVGDRIGRKRAILFGACWYGLITLATAWAGSVDQLLWLRFAAGIGIGGAVPNAFVLVSEFAPKRLRATWVTLMFTGYTLGAGFGGGVAVWLVPLYGWSAVFVVGGLAPLVVAAGLSFVMPESLRYQVLKGWPRDGIAATAARVRPELALPLDANFIVTDERRVGKFSPRMLFAGRLRYVTTALWLAYIANSMALFFLQNWLPVLIEATGVAAHRAALMTTLFSVGGTLGGLVLMRFIDRHGVRLVTCLPLVGFPLVAVLGMDLNSALLTAAVFGVGFCVAGTQAGLNAVASIVYPTSFRSKGTGTAIGVAKIGSISGPMIGGMLLAGHLPVRELFQVAALPVVTVAALMFVLGRMYRPGDTHDDGFTDHDFADDSASVDATLRAAER from the coding sequence ATGATTCAAACCCTGCCCGATGCGCGCACGGTGGACGTGTCGCGCCTGATCGACGAACAGAGAATCGGCCGCTTCGCGATTCTGCTGATCGCGTCGACGTGGCTCGTGATGCTGACCGACGGCTACGAGCTGAGTGCGCTGGCGTTCGCCGCGCCTTCACTGATTCGCGCGTGGCATATCGAGCGTAGCGTGCTCGGTCCAGTGTTCGGCGCGAATATCTTCGGCATCATGGTCGGCTCGATCCTGTTCGGCTATGTCGGCGACCGGATCGGCCGCAAGCGCGCGATTCTGTTTGGCGCGTGCTGGTACGGCCTCATCACGCTCGCGACCGCGTGGGCGGGAAGCGTCGATCAACTGCTATGGCTGCGCTTTGCCGCGGGCATCGGCATCGGCGGCGCGGTGCCGAACGCGTTCGTGCTGGTGTCGGAGTTCGCGCCGAAACGGTTGCGCGCCACGTGGGTCACGCTGATGTTCACCGGCTATACGCTCGGCGCGGGCTTCGGCGGTGGCGTCGCCGTGTGGCTGGTTCCGCTTTATGGCTGGTCCGCGGTGTTCGTGGTCGGTGGGCTTGCGCCGCTGGTCGTCGCGGCCGGACTGTCGTTCGTGATGCCGGAGTCGCTGCGCTATCAGGTGCTGAAGGGCTGGCCGCGCGACGGCATCGCGGCGACCGCCGCGCGCGTGCGCCCCGAACTCGCGCTGCCGCTCGACGCGAATTTCATCGTCACCGACGAGCGTCGTGTCGGGAAGTTTTCGCCGCGCATGCTGTTCGCCGGCCGTCTGCGCTATGTGACCACCGCGCTGTGGCTCGCGTATATCGCCAATTCGATGGCGCTGTTCTTCCTGCAGAACTGGCTGCCGGTGCTGATCGAGGCGACCGGTGTCGCCGCGCATCGCGCCGCGCTGATGACGACGCTGTTCTCGGTCGGCGGCACGCTCGGCGGTCTGGTGCTGATGCGCTTTATCGATCGGCATGGCGTGCGGCTCGTCACCTGTTTGCCGCTCGTCGGCTTTCCGCTGGTCGCCGTGCTCGGCATGGACCTGAATAGCGCACTGCTGACCGCCGCGGTGTTCGGCGTCGGCTTCTGCGTCGCGGGGACCCAGGCGGGGCTCAACGCGGTCGCGTCGATCGTCTATCCGACCAGCTTCCGCTCGAAAGGCACTGGTACCGCGATCGGCGTCGCGAAGATCGGTTCGATCTCGGGGCCGATGATCGGCGGGATGCTGCTCGCCGGGCATCTGCCGGTGCGCGAGCTGTTCCAGGTGGCAGCGCTGCCAGTGGTCACCGTCGCCGCGTTGATGTTCGTGCTGGGCCGTATGTACCGGCCGGGCGATACGCATGACGACGGCTTCACCGACCACGATTTCGCGGACGACAGCGCAAGCGTGGATGCAACGCTGCGCGCGGCCGAGCGATAG
- a CDS encoding FAD-dependent oxidoreductase has protein sequence MKTGTRIVRRNGQPTGWKLDADVCIVGAGIAGTSAALEAAALGRKVVLVDSLPALGGQAVNSIIGTFCGLFSNGPKRFQVTHGIADGILRDLGDKGALHYKEGPLTTVVLYDEVALARWIEQKILDAGITVVLGAVLRDVVREGRRVRELEVATRYGDVRIAANGFVDASGDAALTWLAGFDCQEPETPIRGTQMIVLENLDETDLPTPPVFRERVEEKAHQYGLERKDGLVFYFRGRNIGIANMTHIETPLEPMAASRTALVGRDQADRAFEFLRGEYPHIYRNAHIRSYGLPGIRQTRWIVGAQQLSSEDVIAARQFPDAVARTSWPIELHDRAEGYEWKPFGDDHLHTVPFGSLVVKDADNLIAAGRCIDADATALSSVRVMGPCIAMGAAAAHAFDLADGGSVHNIDRALLRERLADNVDRIDPPHLKD, from the coding sequence TTGAAGACTGGTACTCGCATCGTCCGCCGCAACGGCCAACCGACGGGCTGGAAGCTCGACGCCGACGTGTGCATCGTCGGCGCCGGCATTGCCGGCACGTCGGCCGCGCTCGAAGCCGCCGCGCTCGGCCGCAAGGTCGTGCTGGTGGACAGCCTGCCCGCGCTCGGCGGTCAGGCGGTCAATTCGATCATCGGCACGTTCTGCGGGCTGTTTTCGAACGGACCGAAGCGCTTCCAGGTCACGCACGGCATCGCGGACGGCATCCTGCGCGATCTCGGCGACAAGGGCGCGCTGCACTATAAGGAAGGACCGTTGACGACGGTGGTGCTGTACGACGAAGTCGCGCTCGCGCGCTGGATCGAACAGAAGATTCTCGACGCCGGCATCACGGTGGTGCTCGGCGCGGTGCTGCGCGACGTCGTGCGCGAAGGCCGGCGCGTGCGCGAACTCGAAGTCGCGACGCGTTACGGCGACGTGCGCATCGCCGCGAACGGCTTCGTCGATGCGAGCGGCGACGCGGCGCTTACGTGGCTTGCCGGCTTCGACTGCCAGGAGCCGGAAACGCCGATTCGCGGCACGCAGATGATCGTGCTGGAAAACCTCGACGAAACCGATCTGCCGACACCGCCCGTATTTCGCGAGCGTGTCGAAGAAAAGGCCCACCAATATGGGCTCGAACGCAAGGACGGCCTCGTGTTCTATTTCCGCGGCCGCAATATCGGCATCGCCAACATGACGCACATCGAGACGCCGCTCGAACCGATGGCGGCCTCGCGTACCGCGCTGGTCGGGCGCGACCAGGCGGACCGTGCGTTCGAATTCCTGCGTGGCGAGTATCCGCATATCTATCGCAACGCGCACATCCGCAGCTACGGATTGCCAGGCATCCGGCAAACGCGCTGGATCGTCGGCGCGCAGCAGTTGAGTTCCGAAGACGTGATTGCCGCGCGACAGTTTCCCGATGCGGTCGCACGCACGTCGTGGCCGATCGAACTGCACGATCGCGCCGAAGGCTACGAATGGAAGCCGTTCGGCGACGACCATCTGCATACCGTGCCGTTCGGCAGCCTTGTCGTGAAGGACGCGGACAACCTGATCGCGGCCGGCCGCTGTATCGACGCCGACGCGACCGCGCTGTCGAGCGTGCGCGTGATGGGGCCGTGTATCGCGATGGGCGCGGCGGCCGCGCATGCGTTCGATCTCGCGGACGGCGGCAGTGTTCATAACATCGATCGCGCGCTGCTGCGCGAGCGGCTCGCCGACAACGTCGATCGCATCGATCCGCCGCATCTGAAGGACTGA
- a CDS encoding aconitase X swivel domain-containing protein encodes MSTQDNTTNTVVRTATSATADAFDEPIVLRGRKVVGGYIEGEALVTRDRISGWGGIDPRTGTIIETRHELRGQSFANKVLVFPGAKGSSGWSSQFHIARIAGTAPAAMLFNEMTTKIALGAVVSHAPSLTDFDTDPLDVIETGDWVRVDAERGVVEVLKRRRA; translated from the coding sequence ATGAGCACGCAGGACAACACAACTAACACGGTAGTGCGCACGGCAACCAGCGCGACAGCCGATGCGTTCGATGAACCGATCGTACTGCGCGGCCGCAAGGTGGTCGGCGGCTATATCGAGGGCGAGGCGCTGGTCACGCGCGATCGTATCTCAGGCTGGGGCGGCATCGACCCGCGCACCGGCACGATTATCGAGACGCGCCACGAACTGCGCGGCCAGAGCTTCGCGAACAAGGTGCTGGTGTTTCCCGGCGCAAAGGGTTCGTCGGGCTGGTCGAGCCAGTTCCATATCGCGCGGATCGCGGGCACCGCGCCGGCCGCGATGCTGTTCAACGAAATGACCACGAAGATCGCGCTCGGCGCGGTGGTGAGTCACGCGCCGTCGCTGACCGACTTCGATACCGATCCGCTCGACGTGATCGAAACGGGCGACTGGGTGCGTGTCGATGCCGAGCGTGGTGTCGTCGAAGTGCTCAAGCGTCGTCGTGCGTGA
- a CDS encoding aconitase X, with the protein MQLNDDEQAMLGGRDGPAVQRAMDLLVRYGEALGASRLVDTNNVCGTVGATMPFLRDYAVKHGGLDAVFSEFNLDSPEVVEVPKAKVFSSHLQQGLDLLHAERQGIDGEIVKLYRQGEAFTGRLGIQPLNTCAPYLTGNVPVRGEHCAWMESSAVIYINAVLGARTNAEGRESTGAAMLTGKIPYWGLHLDENRGGTHLIELDIDVKTVQDWGLLGYYVGEIVQDRIPVIDGLRDVPNLPKLKHFGAAAASSGGVEMYHIVGQTPEARTRDEAFRGCKPIETIRYGAAERRLAYERVNTTAKDAQVDFVMLGCPHYSIEQIWEVCQLLEGRRLSANTELWIFTARATRQLADQAGYTKLIEDAGGVLMTDTCSAIGRVMPKGTRVVALDSAKQAHYLPAIMGVQAWFGTTADCIEAAVNGRWSGGLAA; encoded by the coding sequence ATGCAGCTGAACGACGACGAACAGGCGATGCTCGGCGGCCGCGACGGTCCGGCCGTGCAGCGCGCGATGGATCTGCTGGTGCGCTACGGCGAAGCGCTCGGCGCATCGCGGCTGGTCGACACCAACAACGTGTGCGGCACGGTCGGCGCAACGATGCCGTTCCTGCGCGATTACGCGGTGAAGCACGGCGGCCTCGACGCGGTGTTTTCCGAATTCAACCTCGATAGCCCCGAAGTGGTCGAGGTGCCGAAGGCGAAGGTATTCAGCAGCCATCTGCAGCAAGGGCTCGATCTGCTACACGCGGAGCGTCAAGGCATCGACGGCGAGATCGTGAAGCTCTACCGGCAGGGCGAAGCGTTCACCGGGCGCCTGGGCATCCAGCCGCTCAATACCTGCGCGCCGTATCTGACCGGCAATGTGCCGGTGCGCGGCGAGCATTGCGCGTGGATGGAATCGTCGGCGGTGATCTATATCAACGCGGTGCTCGGCGCGCGCACGAACGCGGAAGGGCGCGAGAGCACCGGCGCCGCGATGCTGACCGGCAAGATTCCGTACTGGGGCCTGCACCTCGATGAAAACCGTGGCGGCACGCATCTGATCGAACTCGATATCGACGTGAAGACGGTGCAGGACTGGGGTCTGCTCGGCTATTACGTCGGCGAGATCGTGCAGGACCGCATTCCGGTGATCGACGGGCTGCGCGATGTGCCGAACCTGCCGAAGCTCAAGCACTTCGGCGCGGCCGCGGCTTCGTCGGGCGGCGTCGAGATGTATCACATCGTCGGTCAGACGCCGGAGGCACGCACGCGCGACGAAGCGTTTCGCGGCTGCAAGCCGATCGAGACGATCCGCTACGGCGCGGCCGAACGGCGCCTCGCGTACGAACGCGTGAACACCACCGCGAAAGACGCGCAGGTCGACTTCGTGATGCTCGGCTGCCCGCACTATTCGATCGAGCAGATCTGGGAGGTGTGCCAGTTGCTCGAAGGCCGGCGCCTCAGCGCGAATACCGAACTGTGGATCTTCACCGCGCGCGCGACGCGCCAACTCGCGGACCAGGCCGGCTACACGAAACTGATCGAGGACGCCGGTGGCGTGCTGATGACCGACACCTGCTCGGCGATCGGCCGCGTGATGCCGAAGGGCACGCGCGTGGTCGCGCTCGACTCGGCGAAGCAGGCGCACTACCTGCCCGCGATCATGGGTGTGCAGGCGTGGTTCGGCACGACGGCGGACTGTATCGAGGCCGCGGTGAATGGCCGCTGGAGTGGAGGGCTCGCCGCATGA
- a CDS encoding TauD/TfdA dioxygenase family protein has translation MSLEVVPIDAAHPDFVGLASGIDLTAPVSEALACAIDAAMNQYAVLVFRGQPLTQDQQLAFARSLGPLDLGFKRVARPHARLAYQELADISNIDESGQIADRAHRRIVGNLANQLWHSDSSFQQPAARYSMLHAVVVPESGGETEYADMRAAWDALPEHEQRELEGVEAEHYALYSRFLLGDTDYTEEQRNALPPVRWPLVREHAGSGRKHLFIGAHTTHVTDRTIAEGRVLLMDLLEHATARAFVYSHRWQPGDLVIWDNRCTLHRGRRHDLSVRRELRRATTVDVDRHAMPQMAELEPTDGAH, from the coding sequence ATGTCGCTTGAAGTCGTTCCCATCGATGCCGCGCATCCGGATTTCGTTGGCCTCGCCAGCGGCATCGATCTGACCGCGCCGGTCTCCGAAGCACTCGCCTGTGCGATCGACGCGGCGATGAACCAATACGCGGTGCTGGTATTTCGCGGCCAGCCGCTGACGCAGGATCAGCAGCTCGCGTTCGCGCGTTCACTCGGCCCGCTCGATCTCGGCTTCAAACGCGTTGCGCGTCCGCATGCGCGGCTCGCGTATCAGGAGCTGGCGGATATCTCGAACATCGACGAGTCCGGACAGATCGCGGATCGCGCGCATCGGCGCATCGTCGGCAATCTCGCGAACCAGTTGTGGCACAGCGACAGTTCGTTCCAGCAGCCGGCCGCGCGCTATTCGATGTTGCATGCGGTGGTCGTGCCCGAGTCCGGCGGCGAGACCGAATACGCGGACATGCGCGCCGCGTGGGACGCGCTCCCCGAGCACGAGCAACGCGAACTCGAAGGCGTCGAAGCGGAGCACTACGCGCTCTATTCGCGCTTTCTGCTCGGCGACACCGATTACACCGAAGAGCAACGCAATGCGCTGCCGCCGGTGCGCTGGCCTCTGGTGCGCGAGCATGCCGGCTCGGGCCGCAAGCATCTGTTCATCGGCGCGCATACGACGCATGTCACCGATCGCACGATCGCCGAAGGGCGCGTGCTGCTGATGGATCTGCTCGAACACGCGACCGCGCGAGCGTTCGTGTACTCGCATCGCTGGCAGCCCGGCGATCTGGTGATCTGGGACAACCGCTGCACGCTGCATCGCGGACGTCGTCACGATCTGTCGGTACGCCGCGAATTGCGGCGCGCGACCACCGTCGACGTCGACCGTCACGCCATGCCGCAAATGGCGGAACTCGAACCCACTGACGGAGCGCATTAA